tgaAATTGGCATTTTTTACCTGAATGCTCTTGTATGTCATTCTCTATGTCTACATTTTTAAACGCaggctttattttcattccatgtTCCAAGAAGGAGCTTCTTATACAACTACAGAGcttgtttttgatattttttcttgaaatgagaaataagtCTTAGAGAAATCTTCTGTAGTGTAAAATTCCACTCCTTCCCAAAGTCTTGCAAGAAGTAGGAGGAATGAGATGCACATCTTTATTCATCTGCCTGTCCCATAAAAATTCTCTCATTCAAGCTTTTATGATTTTgacacagaagataaaaagtCAACTTCAAGAAGCAGTGAATGAGAGAGACAATTAAAACATCTCTCGTGCATGTATTACAAATTAATCTTCTGCCTGTGTTTTGTTACTGCTAGGGAGCTGCAGTAGAACTCAAATAcctagaaagaaaattcagtcaTTTCAGTTCCAaacttgtgacttttttttcatgtgcttgGGCCCAGTTTGCTGTACTTCACTTATGGCACTCCCACAGATTCAACTACATGAGGTATTCAGTGTACTAGCTACACACATCAATTTATGTAGACCGGTAGCAGAATAATTTCAggcattttttctcttgtttcttccagggaaaacagaaaaagaatactATATTCATATGGCAAAATATTTCTCCCCACAGTATTGCGGGAGGTATCTGCTATTATGAtattgagtttttttttaaagcacacttTTAAATCGAAAGTGGTAAAATTAAATGACAGCTTCTTAAGAGTACGGTGTTTGTACCACACCTGAATTCcatgaaagacaaaattacTAGAAAAACGTAAGgctttcattgtattttttctattacattttcTAGCacaattttttactttaaattgacattattttatctaaaaatatttaaattcaatcAAATAACTGATTTcatttgcacagaaaaagaTGCGCAAGCAAAATAATTGACAGACTTGTTTTTCACTCTccttttacaaaagaaatactACCATTTGACTACATAGAAATTATGGAGGTttatatgaaatacattttcactacCCTCAGATCCCTCTAGTAAGAGAGGTTTGTCCCAGTCATGTGCTGTGTTTCCAACCTGATTGTTCCTTTGTCAGCAGGTGGCAATGTCTGGctgtggagaaaaaacaataaaggtGAAATGGTGTTTCTTTATCACTATGTTCTTTCTCATACcttagaaaaggagaaagatgacCAGTTTTCCACTTGGGCCACACGATGCCTCTGCAGGACCCTCACACTCTTCTGTGGGGCTTCAAACGGGGCTGTGAACCTGTGGCTTCAGAGCCGTGTCAATTTATATGTCATTTTTTCAGCAGATGCAGGCTTGTTCGTAATAACTTTCACCAtgcaaccaaaacaaaaagacacgTGAACTTCACCAAAAGGAGTCTCAAGcagacttttctttcagaagaatcATTAAACTCGCATAGTAAACCTCCTACTGCACCggaaagaaacacttttttgtatttacaggGTTAGAGCTGCCCCTGAAGAGGGCCGGTGCCTGACGCACTaaggcagccccagcagcaacCAGAGCCCCCCACAGCGCTCCCAGCGCCCGCTGCTGCCCCGCCACCCCCCGGAGCCACCAGGCTTTTTCTCTCACCCCTATTTCTGCCCCAAAACCGCCATTTTCCCGAATTCCCGGCGGCGACAGACCTACCCGTACAGGGGCCGAGCACGGCGCCCTCAGTACCGAGCCCGGCCGCGCCGAGCCGCGCCGTGAGGGCGGCGGAAGCTCCCGGCAGCCCGCGGTGCCCGTGATGGCGGCGGAGGTGAGGCCCCGGCCCTCGGCAACAGCAGCAGTAATAGAAGcagtaaaagcagcagcagcagcagcaggcggggcgggagggggctgcggcCCGGCTGCCGGCCCGGGCTGCGGGAAGGGTTTCGGGGGCGTTTCGCTGCCGTGCCGGACGACACTTGCCTGTTGTTTCCTCCTAGGTGGCTGCTGAGGGCACGCTCGGGCCAGCATGGCTTTGGTCAGCCTGAAGAGTATCCGTGTTTGTTCAGCCGGCACGCCGGCCAGCAGGCAGGTTTTGCTGGCCCTCAGCAGAAGTTTGAGCTCCGTCAGTGGGCAGCGCAAGCCCCCAAACCCCAGCGCCGTTGCCATGAGGGAACTGTGCTCCAGGGATAAGACCAGGTATATGTTTTGTCGACGAAACCACGTACAGCTGCGGGTACAGGCTCTTTCTGTTAATGACACCGTGCAGCTTTGTGGGGACACCAGGAGCGGTCCTAAAGCTGACGGCGGATGGATGGATGAACAAGTATTTTTCAGGAAGTTGAACAGCCTCAGTACCtccaaagagatttttaaatttctcagcTCTCTGGAAGTCATGTCTGATATTATGGCATCGGGGGCCCTGCAGAGGATTTCTGAAGTTGAGGTGGATGCCGACGGCCTGAAAAACCCTGAAGAAGTGCTAGAGAACGAAGTCTTCAAGGCATTATGCTTTCAGTTTGAATTTGAAGCCTCAAAGCTGTCAAACGCCGGGCTGCTGAACGCGTTGCAGGCTTTGATAAAGCTGCGCATAGATCCGGAGAGCACGCTGATGGCAAGCTTGCTCTCAGAGAGCGAAGAACGGCTTGCCACCAGACAGCTGGCTGTTGAACAGCAGTGCTCTCTCGCAGGGAGTTTGCTTGAGTTGGAAGGCCCCAGCTGTGCAACGCTGGGACAAATCGTGAACCACATACAGGAAGAAGACACTGAGAACTGGACTCCTAGGGAAATGACGATGGTTTATAAAATGCTGCAGGCGACTGTCAGGGAAGGGGAACAATACCACGACTTGCTAAACAGAATGAACAGCGCCACTTTAGCCATAGCTGACCAGCTAAGCCCAAATTTCACGAGCATAATACTGAATTCCCTGGTGGTTCTCCAACAGACTCGAGCAGTTTCCTTAGTCATAGCACTCTGTAAGCATTCTGTGAAGCATGTTCCTTATTTCACAGATGATGAGTTGGTAAATGTACTGGATGCCTTCCTGTGCTTTGGACATCGTGAACAAAGTTTTACAGATGCACTGGAAACACACGTTCCCAAGTCCATCTCTACCATGCATCCTGAAACAGTCAGCAAAGTGATGCAGTATTGCTGCCAAAAGACAATCCTTTCTAAGCCTATTTTTGATGCAGTGGCagaatgtttcatttctgttgctgaCAGATTTACCACCAGCCAGATTGCTGAGTGTATTGTCCCATTTGGGACTCTTAACTATCTTCCTCCAAGCGCTTCTTCCTTGTTTAGGAAGCTTGAAACTGTACTACATACTCGTTTTAGTCAGTTTCAGCCTCACACCTTGCTGAACCTGCTGCACTCGTGTGTCCTTATTCAGCGTTACCCAGTAAATTTTCTGCCAAAAATATTTAGTCCCTATTTTCTGCAACATCTTCAAGGTAAGGAGCAGTGTTTCTCCTTCAGTGTTCTGTTTCTCTCTATTATATTGTTTGTCTCTTGTCAAGCACCCATTTGTTATCGCTTGCATCTGTCTAATCTCATCAAATCAACAATGACCTGATTAAGGTGACTTGTGAATAGTGATCAGGAGGCTGAAGGTTGTTGCTTCCTTATCACAGTTGCAGTTGTATCATTTAGCAGAATTTATACAGAGATTTGAAATGCcatgaaaatttttatttcagataatcCTTCTGCCTTTTCAAAAAAGACTGCCCCTGTGCTGTTCCCTATGGTTGTCCTTTATCTTACACAAGTTATAAATGCTAAATTATTCAGTGAAATATGTGAGAAATATGTTACTTTTGTCTGTTTAAAATTCTGTGCCTATGCAGTGACCCCTGTGAATACTCTCACTGAAGTGAGGCGATGCTGCTATGGGGCTGGAAAGACTAGTGAGACTGGTTATGGAACCAGCAAAACCGAGACCAAAAGTGGTGGATTTTTTAATGATAAGTGGATGATGCGATGATACTTGGAGTGATACATGAGTGAcgtaaaatattttagtgattctggattcatttttctctaaattgtTAGCATGACTGCCACATGAGGGATGTGGCATAAAGGTAGGACACTGGATAGTGCCTCATGAGACTTGACTGTTAGTCTGTATTGTGCAGCCACCCCTCTGCTTTGCAGCTTTGGATAAATCTCATACTCCTTAGGGTTGGAACTGGCTTTCATGTGTTTTACTAGGGGCTAGCCCAAGGAAGGACctatttcaaaaaacaattcAAATACTAGTAGTGCTGATATGAGCTAAAAGAATTACCACCTGCTTGTGCACTACTGattaaatttaagattttaGTCCCTGTCTCGTTAAGATACAGTCCTCTGACTTTGCATAAGCCTTATATCTGGATATCTTCCTGTGTGCCCAAAGCACTTATCCCACAGCTCTGACTCAAGGTATGTGATCACAATTGTCAGGAAGAACTGCTGAGAGCCTTTAAATTTGGG
The genomic region above belongs to Cygnus atratus isolate AKBS03 ecotype Queensland, Australia chromosome 2, CAtr_DNAZoo_HiC_assembly, whole genome shotgun sequence and contains:
- the FASTKD3 gene encoding FAST kinase domain-containing protein 3, mitochondrial; the encoded protein is MALVSLKSIRVCSAGTPASRQVLLALSRSLSSVSGQRKPPNPSAVAMRELCSRDKTRYMFCRRNHVQLRVQALSVNDTVQLCGDTRSGPKADGGWMDEQVFFRKLNSLSTSKEIFKFLSSLEVMSDIMASGALQRISEVEVDADGLKNPEEVLENEVFKALCFQFEFEASKLSNAGLLNALQALIKLRIDPESTLMASLLSESEERLATRQLAVEQQCSLAGSLLELEGPSCATLGQIVNHIQEEDTENWTPREMTMVYKMLQATVREGEQYHDLLNRMNSATLAIADQLSPNFTSIILNSLVVLQQTRAVSLVIALCKHSVKHVPYFTDDELVNVLDAFLCFGHREQSFTDALETHVPKSISTMHPETVSKVMQYCCQKTILSKPIFDAVAECFISVADRFTTSQIAECIVPFGTLNYLPPSASSLFRKLETVLHTRFSQFQPHTLLNLLHSCVLIQRYPVNFLPKIFSPYFLQHLQAQPPGLDRFVASQLTRLFLTVTLECPFYEGPKLLPKYQVKAFLTPHCSLDFHLLKRVKAGLLYLLKKRIYFASEVSTPYFYIVDIEIKLDEEGFVLPAVQCEEVHRRIALCVDGQNRFCINSHNLLGEEAIKQRHLQLLGYKVVQVPFFEIESLNTSRKMAEYLHKKIFPRTYGLGC